CGGATCCTGGATGCTGACCTTCATTCCCGGGCTGAGGTTGACCCTGAGCCAACCGTTGGCTCCTCCTCCTGGATCTCCACCTCATGCACTCCACTAGCAGTGAGTTCGTACTGATAGCGATCCCGAACCCAGTGAACGACGAGAGTAGGACCGCCAGGACTGCATTCACTCTTAGCTGCAGGTTTAGTGGTAAACGTTAAGAGGTGCTGTAAACGCGTTGTACCTGCATCGGGTGTAATTAGGGGAAGAAGCTTCATACCACGTTGTAAAAGATATACGCAAACAGGATCACAATAACATGCTGGAAGGATGAATAGGCCCATAGGTAGCTTTTGGTCACTGCAGGATTAAAACTGGTTGGGATTAGGATGTTGACAATAAGTACACAAAATACTACAGCAATACTGACGCGGCAGTTTACTGCAGCAATACTGAAATCGAATGTGCCACCATTGACTTTTGTTATACACACTCATTATGCAAATTCAAAAAACTCAATAGTGACCTACCACCGTTTTAGGTCTTTCACCGCATAGAAAGCACTTAAAAGCCTGTTTACTATCTAATTACAAGAACTAGGTTTCGTGATGTTGCAAGTGCTTCTTAGAATAGCAAGAATAACAAAGATGATACTTCCTCCGATCCGAAATAAGTGCCGTGGTTTtagctcaaatttgaactaaaaccacgacacttcttttggatcggagggagtagtaaatgtAATTACCCATAGTGGATGCTATCAAAGAAGAAAGGAGGCCCAACACACACGAGAAAGGCAATGAAACTGCAATCGCGCGTGATTGCAAATCAGTAACCTGTCCCAGTGAAAGTGCAGATGTCATTCAGATTGAATTCATAAAACTGGTAAAAAAGGGTTGAGTTAAGTTCAAATGAGCTGGTAAAGAAACAAGTAAGGAGCACATACCAGAAGTAGTTCCAAGAAACAGAAGTACGCAAGCATGCTAACCATCACTAAAATTGGAATGTCCTGCCAAAATCTGTTAGAAATGGGAAGAGTGAGATTTTGCGGAACATGCAAAATCATGAATGAATGTTTACAAATTTGCTCTTTTCGAACTTCTAAGAGTAGATCAACTACTTGAAAATACATTTGAAATTAGTTCTCCCTTCTCTTACTCAGAAGTACACATAACCAGGAGAAAGCAGTAGCATTTGTATCTCTCAATCCGGATAGCACTTAACCTCAAAATACTCCGTATTTGTGAACCAGCCTATTCTTTCAAGCATCTTACCTGAACTGTTGAGCTGCACTTTGCTGAGCACCATTTGCTAGTCGCCCCTGTGCATCCTGGCCTTGTATCTGCATGGTGAAGCAAAGAACAAAATTAATTTAGCTTGTAAACTAATTGAGTAGGAAGAATAGCAAGGCATACAAAGATGTAAGAGACGTGCAATGATTCTTCAGCCTGTACTCTTAATATCAAGCTCAGGGCTCTCATCTTAGCTTGTAAACACATGGAGTAGCACCATCAGATGTTCTCTTTCAGCGCTCTATCACGTAGTGTAGAACTCTAAatcagtactccctccgtaaactaatataagagtgtttagaatactaaaatagtgatctaaacgctcttatattagtttacagagggagtaactCACACAAGAAACAAGAATCTGAGGAGTGTGACAGCACCATCACCATGACCCATGAGTCTACGAGGACCATGGCTTATAATAAAATACCTTCCCGGAGAGTATTTAACAAAGAAACTACCAAAATTCATCCAACCCTACCTGCAAGCTACCACTTTATGACTTTGTCCCGAAAACTACCACTTTACGCCTATTTTTTGACTAAAAACTACCACATCGACTTAATGACTGATTAGCAAGAAATTAAACCTGATTATGACAGGTTGGGCCCACTCTTCAGGGCTGACATGGCATTGAGTTGTTTGACAGTTTGTGTTGACTGCTAAGTTACTGATGGACATTTTAACAAACACTTGGTGTGCACCGGCTCCTGTGACCGCCAGCTCAGGAGCTCGACGGCCTTGCAGGAGGAGCATGCCGCCGCCGGCAGGAGCTCGACAGCCGCGACCGGGCGCCGCCTCCACCCGTCACTGCGCGCCGCCTCTAGCCGCTGCCGCGGTGCTGGCCTCCGCGCAGCCGGGGGAGCTGGTTGCCGGCCGCCTCTAGCCGTTGCCGGGGGCAGGAGCTCGCCGCCGCGTTGGCTGGCCTCCGCGCCGATGGGCGGGCTGGCCGCAGCGCCAGGTGGTGGTagctcctcctcgccgccgcgctccttGAGGCCGTCGCTTAGCTCGCGAGAGCTCGACTTCGTCGCCGCGTACGTCCAGGCGCTCTCCTCTCTACAGTAGCAGAGCAACGCACGCAGCACTAGCAAGCCGCCGATGGGGCAGAGCAGCGCGCAGCACCAGCGCGTGATTCGACGAGGCTGGAGGACATGTATTTGTTATGCTGAACGACGGCAGCAGCACCAGCGACATGCTGACGGCGCGGTGGTCGGAGCTGGCCGCCGCCCACGTACAAACTTAACGGTCAACCAAACGGCGTTGACTAATTACCGTGACATGTCAGCACTTACATGCGGGTCAGCCTTGTCATAAGCGCCTTTTTTTTACGAAAATGTCATAAGCATGCTTAAAATCGACGAATCTGTCGATTTACAGACATGATAGTTTTTATGATAGTCAGAAGTGATAGTTTTTGAGACAAATTCGTAAAGTGATAGCATGTAAGTAGGGGCCAGACGAATTGTGATAGCTTCTTtgttaaatactccctccgttcctaaatataagtctttttagagattttaatagaaactacatacggatgttagagtgtagattcactcattttgctctgtatgtagtttctgttaaaatctctagaaagacttatatttaggaacggagggagtatattccTCTCCGGACGATCACATCATTTCCAATGCCCCAAATGGAAAGCTGGTCTATTCCAAAGCAACAATGCATCCAGCTTCGAATTTTTTGCGTTGATCAATTTATCCACAGCTAACTATGCAAAACAATCACAGTAGTGGGCACATGGACACGCATCGAGCAAGACATTTCAGAAGTGCAAAATGCTCAGAAAGGTCCAGGAAACCTCATAATAGACGCTAGCTGATGCTACAATTATAGCTCATGTGAGGACAGTGGCAGACATGGAAATCAAGGTAGGAATATATGGCTGTGTGCATCATATGATGCAGAGCCCGTGAAACTCCTCTTTTTAAAAGAAAGAGAAACTCGTTTATCAAAATTAAGGAAAACTGCTTTCGTAAAAGAAAAATATCAAGAGAAAAATACCGATCTTCCAATAGCAATCGAAGTTGCCAAAAAGATCCGTCCAACGCAACCGCGATTAAGGATGCCTTTCGTACTCCATCCCCTCTCGAGCCTCCCCTCCCTTCCTTCACTCGCTGCCGCCTTAGGGGCTCATCGGCGAAGCCTGGTCGGCTTCGATGATGGCGGCGGCCGAGCGTTCTTCCTAGGGAAAGGAGGCTCGCGGAGGCATGTCCTCGACCATCGGCTGGCTCTCGGATCTCGGGCCGGTTTCAGCCGAGACTGGTGGTGGACGTGGCCGCCGGAGGTGCAACGCTAAGGCTGCGGCGACTATGCCTTCCTCCTGTGAACGCACGACAGAGGATGTGGGTGGACGAGCCAGATATGGGCCCGTCCGGGTCGATGTTGGGCACAGGTGACTCGGCGATGACTCTGCCTCGGGCCGGCTATGCAGTGATGTCTTGGGAGGAGACTTTGGCCTTCGGCGGGTGGACAGTGGTGGTTGCGAGCAGGCGAACGGGCCCAATCTATCCGCGTCCGGTCCTATGTTTGGGCGCATGTGGTCGCTTTTGGAGCGGTGTGGGGTGCCGTTGCATAAGGTGCTCGGGAGGGGGGGGCGAGGTGATGTTTGGTCGGCTGGTGGTAGTGCGGATTCTTTGGACAAAAGTCTGCTTGATGTCGGTGATGGCACCATCTGGGGTTGTTTTTCCTTCTTGAACACATCACCGAGGAGATCTATCACCCTCGTGCCTTTGGGATCCTTTTTTCGGGTGAAAATCTAGATCCGCCTTGTCGAATTGGCAATGGGACGGCCTTGGTGGCCTTACTTTGCTGCAAGCATTCTTTTTGGAGAGTTTTTTGGTGGGCACACCCGGTGGGCGGTGGTGTGGATGGTTGGGCTTTGCTGTTGTGCAGAGTCTGCGTTGGCGAGTCCTTCTCTAGTTGTGTCCTTTCCCGttctttcttctttccggttgttgcaaccagatggtggatccctgaagccagatgccaccgccgttggatactactacatggaggccgccgaagaccaggagtagttaggaggtcccaggcaggaggccttgcctcttcgatcgttgttgcttttgtgtttgccttcttaaggcagtcttgtttaactttatgtatgtactcagatattgttgcttccgctgactcttgtctttcgagcttctgtattcgagccctcgaggcccctggcttgtaatatgaagcttgttttattttatttgtgtctagagttgtgttgtgatatcttcccgtgagtctctgatcttgatcgtacacatttgcgtgtatgattagtgtacggtcgcgCGGGGGCGTCACATATGTCGTCCTCagcaagctcaccaagatgcaccTCATGCAGAAGCATCCAAAGGGTGAAGAATTGTATTACATGTTCGGTGGAAACAATCGCAGGTGGACTGATTTTGAGGATCCACGCATTTTCCTTGAGGGCCTCTCGTACCTTCCAATGTTTCCGCGATGAAGACTCGTGGATGAGAGGAGCAATGTCCTTGGGCTTgcgcccaagaagccaaggggaTTCCCAGAAGGGTGTCTTCGCCCCATTCCCGACCTCGATTGTGGTGCTAGCATAGAAGAAGTTGAGATCTTCCTCATCACACGGGTTACCTCTCCCAACCCACAATTTTGTTGGCTCCTTCCATTCATACCAAGGCCATCGCAGTCTCAAAGCCTGCTCGAACTTATTGGTGTTGAGGACCCCAAGCCCACCATAAGCAAGCGGCCGACTAACAATGTCCCAGTTGACCTTGCAGTTTGCCCCGGTTGTCTTATCTGACCCAGACCATAGGAAGGCCCTCTCAAGCTTGTCAATGTTTTGAAGGATCGTGGGCTGTATGACAAGCGGCGTGATGAAGTAGATCACTTGGGAAGCGAGCACCGACTTGACAAGAGTCGTGCGCCTAATGGTGGTGATGTTCTGGCCCTCATATGTTGTCAATCTGCTTGCCACCTTGTCCACAAGGAATTGCAAGTCAACGAGCTTTAGCTTCCACACAGAGAGTGGTAGGCCCAAATATCGCAGCGGGAAGGAGGCCCTAACAGCCGGCAGCCCTTGGGTGATTTGCCCCAAGTCAAGGTTACCGCACCGAATCGGAACCATCGAGCTCTTATGGAAATTGGTGCACAGACCGGTGACATCCCCAAAGCCTCTCAGAATAGTCGCAAGGTTGTCCACATCACTTTTAATCGGAGCTACAAACACGGCTGCGTCGTCCACATCACTTTTAATCGGAGCTACAAACACCATGACACCTCTCCCTCGGAGCTTATGAAGCAGCCCCTTTTTTGTCGCTATGTCGAAGATACGTTGTAGGGGGTCAATAGCTATGACAAACAAGAGTGGAGAGATGGGTCCCCTTGCCGTAGCCCCTGGCCGTGCTTGATGGGAGCACCAGGTACCCCATTCAAGAGGATCCTCGAAGATGAGGAACATAGAAGTGCCGCAATCCACTCTCAAAATTTGCTTGGGAAACCTCGTCTCTGAAGGAGGTCAAGCAAATACTCCCATTTGACAGAGTCAAAGGCCTTGTGAATGTCCAACTTGAATAGCAGGGAGGGGGCCTTGCTCTTGTGAAGGCGCCACGCGAGGTTTCGAACATACATGAAGTTGTCGTGCATGCTCTGTGTTTTGATGAAAACACTTTGAGCGTTGGAGACGAGGATGGACATGTGCGGTCCGAGCCTTATGGAAAGCACTTTCGCAATGATCTTGGCGATTCCATGAATGAGACTGATGGGTCTATAATCGACGATGCTCTCCGCTCCATCCTTTTTGGAAGCAGCACAACATTCGCAGAGTTGAGTGAGTGAAGATTTATTGTGTGGAGGGAGTCAAAGCATTGAATCACCCTCATGAGGTCGTGTTTGATGATGCCCAACACTTCTTGAGGAAGAGGCCGGTGAAGCCATCCAGCCCAGACGCCTTGTCGCTAGGCATGCTATTTATTGCCTCGATGACCTCCTCCTCGGAGAAGGGAGAGTCAAGCTCGTGTAGGTCGTTTGCTTTGCTCCTGTCATGTTTAGTTTTCCAGGCATCTTTGTATGTCCTGCGTGCTGGTGACCTAGTATAGACAAAGATCCAAATGTCCAGTGTGGTTTGCTAGGTGATTAAACGCACGCAGCCACGATTCAAAGCCAAAGCCCGCATCTCCCGATCGAGCAGGGGCAAACAAAATTGAACGGCAGATTAATCGAAGAAGTTAGGCGCCGGATTTTACGGGAACACGCAATCAGCCGAGCGCCGCAGGAGAAAAACAGCAGGCAGGAATACCGGATGGAGCTACGGGGAGCAGCGGGTGGGGGTGGTCGGGATCTCACCGCGCGATCGGCGGAGCGCGGCGGCGGCCCCTCGGCGCGGTCCATGGAGGAGCCTACCGCGTGCGGCGTGCCCGTGCGCCGCTGTCACCGAACGGAAGGCCCCGCGGGCGGTGGGTTCGCTGCGGAACGTGCCCACCAGCGAGCAGGGCATCGCGTGGTGGGGTAGGCTCGGGTTGGTTGCGCCGCGCACGAGGGGATAGAGGACGAGCGGCGAGGGACAGCTTAAAGACGGCGGCGGTGCCCGGAACTGAGCGATATCGGTGGGTCTTTGTCTACGGCGTCTAGTGGAGCCGTGGTGTCCGAAATCGATCCGCGCGGTCGAAACCGAGTTTGTTTCACCTGCGTCGATCGACCCGT
This sequence is a window from Aegilops tauschii subsp. strangulata cultivar AL8/78 chromosome 7, Aet v6.0, whole genome shotgun sequence. Protein-coding genes within it:
- the LOC109781407 gene encoding uncharacterized protein, with amino-acid sequence MDRAEGPPPRSADRAIQGQDAQGRLANGAQQSAAQQFRFWQDIPILVMVSMLAYFCFLELLLVTDLQSRAIAVSLPFSCVLGLLSSLIASTMVTKSYLWAYSSFQHVIVILFAYIFYNVLRVNAVLAVLLSSFTGFGIAISTNSLLVECMRWRSRRRSQRLAQGQPQPGNEGQHPGSGSNATSENSGDTQQQGQPPQSGVHIV